The Acutalibacter muris genomic sequence CCTTCCCAACAAGCTGACCCTGTTAAGGTGCGCCATGGTGCCCTTCTTCATGGTGTTCGCGGCCCTTACCAGGTTTGGAACCCCGGAGTTTAGCCGGGTCTACAGCCTTATCGCCGGGGTGATTTTTGCCCTGGCAAGCATAACCGACCTGTTGGACGGTAAGATAGCCCGGAAGTACCACCTTGAGACGGACTTCGGCAAATTTGCAGACCCTCTGGCGGACAAGATGCTCACCACCGCTGCGTTCATCTATATGGTGGTGGACGGTGTATGCAGCCCCATAGTCTTGGCTCTGACCCTCTTCAGGGAGTTCGCCGTGGCGGGCATACGCATGGTGGCCGCCTCAAAAAGCCGGGTGATAGCGGCAAATATGTGGGGCAAGGTGAAGACCGTGCTTCAAATGTCCACTATACTTATATATTATACTCTTACGGCTATTGCCAGCGGCTCTGACGCTATGGCAGTCTCCCTGATAACCCAGGTGCTCTGCTGGGCGGTGGCTGTGGTGACGGTGATATCCGGGGTCATCTATATCAAGGACAACATTGAGGCAATCAAATAGGCAGCCGTTTTATGTTGGTAGAGGAATGTGGAAAACTCAGTGGAAAATGTTGATAACCCTTTATTTTACCGGCTTTATCCAGGTTGAAAACCGATTTAGACCCCAAATATTATGTAAATGTGGTGAATATATTTCCATTCTATGAACTCATATGAGGAGGTCACATAATGCGAGAGGACATATGTTCAATTCCCGTAAACGAAGTGTTCGAGCCCAAGGACGGCTGTCCCTTCTGCCGGATGCGCGATATGCTGGAGGACCGCATGGCTACCTATATCACGGGCGCTGCCATGATGGAGCCCGATGTGCGAATAGAGACCAACCGGCTGGGCTTCTGCTCTGAGCACTTTAACCAGATACTTGCCCGGGGCAGCAGGCTTTCCGTGGCCCTTATTTTGGAAAGCCTTTTGGCCGAGGTAAAGGGGCAGGTATTCCCCGAGGGCAAGGCAGTTCCCAAAACGATAGCCGCCGCCGTACACAGCCGGGAGGATAACTGCTTTATCTGCGCCAATATCAAGGACAGTATGCGCCACCTTTTGGAGAGCACCCTGGCCCTATGGCAGAACGAGCAGGAGTTTAGGGACTTGTACGCTGCCCAACAATATATCTGTCTGCCCCACTATGGGCTGGTGATGGCGGCGGCGGGGAAGATGCCCAAGAAGAATTTTGTGCCCTTCGAGGCCGAGACCACCCGCCTTGCGAAGGCCTATCTTGAGGAGCTCAGCGGCGACGTGACCCACTTCTGCCGTATGTTTGATTACCGCAACGCCGGCGGCGACTGGGGTAATTCCAAGGACGCCATAGAACGGGCTATGACCTGGCTCACCTCTCGGGCCCCCACTGCCCAACAGGACTCCGGGGAGAAGAACCGATGAGCGGCGTACAGATACCGGCGGAGTTTGACCTGCCCCAGACCCTGGACTGCGGTCAGGCTTTCCGCTGGAGGCCGACCCCGGAGGATTCTGAAACCTGGTGCGGCGCGGCCTATGGGAGATATCTGACCCTGCGGAGGGTGGGGAACCAGTTGGAGCTGGACTGTTCCCAGGGGGATATGGACGGCGTTTGGCGCGCCTATTTCGACCTTTCCGAGGACTATGCCCGGATCCGAGGGGAGCTCTCCGACCTGAGCCCTGTGCTCAAGGAGGCCGCGGAGTTTGCCCCTGGCATACGCATACTGCGCCAGGAGCCCTGGGAGGCACTGTGCTCGTTTATCATGTCTCAGAACAACAATATCAGTCGTATCAAGGGCCTGGTAAACAACTTCTGCCGTATGTTCGGCGGGAAGATACCCGGCACGGATATGCGCTCCTTCCCTGGGCCGGAGACTGTGGCGGCATTGTCGTTAGAGGACCTGGAGCCCCTTCGCTCCGGCTACCGCGCGCCCTACATACTGGACGCGGCCAGAAAGGTCGTGGAGGGTGAGATTGATCTTCAGCGTATCGTGCGCGAGCCCACCGGGTATGGCCGGGAGGAATTGCGAAAGATAAAGGGAGTGGGCCCAAAGGTGGCGGAATGTGCGCTTCTATATGGATTTCATAAAACTGAGTGTTTTCCCATGGACGTGTGGATGAAGCGGGCCATGGCCCAGCTGCTGCCAGGGATGGCCCCGGAGGATTTTGGCCCCAATGCAGGGCTTGCGCAGCAGTATATATTCCACTACAGCCGGAGGCACCCGGAGCTGTTCCTGTGAAAGTTTAACCCCCGAGGTAACTCGGGGGTTATTTTGTGAAGTATATTTATGGCCTTCGTGCGCACAGGGCGCGCACTACGGCAAGACCGTGGGGCTCTGCCCCACACCCTGCCGCCTTTGAAAAGGCGGGCGAAACTTTTTCCTTAGCTTTTTATCTGCGGTCGTGGTCCCTTCTGGGCGGCCTGCGGTCATGGTCATGGTCGCGTCTGGGCGGCCTGTCCGCGCTGATATCGTTCTCGGGCACCGCGCCGTCCAAGTCGATAAGCGCGTCCCTTCTGGATAGGTTCAGCCGGCCCTTATCATCTATCTCCAGTACCTTTACCTTTACCACGTCGCCCACGTTCACCACGTCCGTAACCTTCTCTGTGCGCCGGATATCCAGCCTTGAGATATGCACAAGGCCCTCTTTGCCCGGGGCTATCTCCACAAAGGCGCCGAAGTCCATCAGCCTTGTGACCCGGCCGTTATAGTAGCTGCCCGGTTCCGGGTCGTTGACGATGGTGTCCACAATGTCCATGGCCCGGCGGCACTTCTCAAGGTCAATGCCGGTGATGAACACATGGCCGTCCTCCTCCACGTCCATGGTGATCTCGCACTCGGCGCAGATCTTCTGTATGACTTTGCCGCCTGTGCCGATGACCTCTCGGATTTTGTCGACGGGTATCTGCATAGAAAGCATCTTAGGCGCATAGGGCGACAGCTCGGGCCGCACCTCTGGTATGGCCTTGAGCATTATCTCGTCTATGATATAGTTCCTGGCCTTATGGGTCTTCTCCAGGGCCTCCTTCACCATCTCAGGCAGCAGGCCGGATATC encodes the following:
- the pgsA gene encoding CDP-diacylglycerol--glycerol-3-phosphate 3-phosphatidyltransferase; the protein is MKMNLPNKLTLLRCAMVPFFMVFAALTRFGTPEFSRVYSLIAGVIFALASITDLLDGKIARKYHLETDFGKFADPLADKMLTTAAFIYMVVDGVCSPIVLALTLFREFAVAGIRMVAASKSRVIAANMWGKVKTVLQMSTILIYYTLTAIASGSDAMAVSLITQVLCWAVAVVTVISGVIYIKDNIEAIK
- a CDS encoding DUF6062 family protein — protein: MREDICSIPVNEVFEPKDGCPFCRMRDMLEDRMATYITGAAMMEPDVRIETNRLGFCSEHFNQILARGSRLSVALILESLLAEVKGQVFPEGKAVPKTIAAAVHSREDNCFICANIKDSMRHLLESTLALWQNEQEFRDLYAAQQYICLPHYGLVMAAAGKMPKKNFVPFEAETTRLAKAYLEELSGDVTHFCRMFDYRNAGGDWGNSKDAIERAMTWLTSRAPTAQQDSGEKNR
- a CDS encoding DNA-3-methyladenine glycosylase family protein, yielding MSGVQIPAEFDLPQTLDCGQAFRWRPTPEDSETWCGAAYGRYLTLRRVGNQLELDCSQGDMDGVWRAYFDLSEDYARIRGELSDLSPVLKEAAEFAPGIRILRQEPWEALCSFIMSQNNNISRIKGLVNNFCRMFGGKIPGTDMRSFPGPETVAALSLEDLEPLRSGYRAPYILDAARKVVEGEIDLQRIVREPTGYGREELRKIKGVGPKVAECALLYGFHKTECFPMDVWMKRAMAQLLPGMAPEDFGPNAGLAQQYIFHYSRRHPELFL